In Palaemon carinicauda isolate YSFRI2023 chromosome 1, ASM3689809v2, whole genome shotgun sequence, the genomic stretch CCTTAGAAAACTGTGCTTATCTGGACTTGCAGCGATATCATTACATGGACGATGATGACTGCAATGCCATAAAAGCTACTATTTGCCAAATGCCAACCTGGCAAGGGCCACGTCAGGATGCATGGGAAATCATGCAAGATGAATCACCCAATGCAGAAAAAGTTCCAAAAGTCTTGCTGCTCCTTGAAGATCGTCTTCAGGATAAGCGAATTCAAGTTGAAGAACCCCATGCAGAAAAGGTTCCAAAAGTCCTCCCTGAAGATCGTCTTCAGGATAAGCGAATTCAAGTTGAAGACGTTCTGGGAGATTCGCCTCAAGGAAAACCAAGTAATCTTCCAGTATCTCCTGCAAAAGTCCTCCCTGAAGATCATCTTCACGATAAGCGAATTCAAGTTGAAGACGTTCTGGGAGATTCGCCTCAAGGAAAACCAAGTGACCTTCCAGTATCTCCTGACAAATCGATTCCTGGTGATTCGAGGCAGGTCGTAACGGATCGTGGAAACTCGCTCGAAAATAAGACTGCTACTCAACTTTCGTGTAATTACCCATACGACCCAGTTGGGGGTCGTTGCGTCATGGTTGACCCAGTGCTGAAAGCCACGTGGGACGAGGCTCGATATATATGTGGAAAAGCCGGAGGAGGAGATCTGGTTGTTCTTGATTCGATGGAATTCTATGGAAAGCTTCTCGACTTCATAAAAGAAACTGGTAAGCACgcccacgtgagagagagagagagagagagagagagagagagagagagagagagagagagagagagagagagaattaatgtaaATAGACTATGGCTCGAGagcatattttcttcaaaataaattgaaGCTTTACTCATAATTTTGGCAATGAATATTCCTCgtctggccccccccccccccaaaaaaaatatttttttttttttttttgggggggggggccatgGTTCCTATCATGGGAATCCCTAATATACTACCGTACGCTATTGACGTTCGCTTAGAGAGGTTGGAGTAAACAGATATCAATAACAAAGCATCATTATCAATATAGGTTTGGAGTTCCGCGACTACTGGATAGGGGGAAGAGGCTCAGAGTCCAGCGGCACGTGGCAATGGATGAGCGGATCTACAATAATAGAAGGCACTCCTCTTTGGGCAGTTCAAGGCTTGGAGGACGATGGCTACAAACAGGTATGAGCTTACTTCAAACTTTGTGAGATATCTCTAGAGAAAATATAATACAATTTTTGTGGATCATACTCAGCTGTTACCGTTAAAATTGTTTGAATtgttataaaaaatttatattttcaattcttccTACAATGAAGTATTTGTCAACTGCCAATTCACATAAAATTCCGTAATTACTTATAAAAGGAACAATCTTAATcttaagtaagttaactttaaaatagtttattctttaagaacagtgttaacatctccatcacaggagtatagctggtttggtcggatgaccattccgtatgacatcttaaagtgaactgatacaaatatctaaTTTCATGCTAAAATTGTGAACGACATGTTCATAAAACATTTGCGATTACCAAAAGTAGAAAAGATATAGATCAGAAATCCCAGGCCATAGAAGATAGGAAAGCACAGAACGAGTGGCATAATGGCTAGGTGTCACAGATAGCTACCCATACCTGGTATGTCATTGCTGCTGTCCCCTAGTTAACGAAGCTCATCTATCAATTAAGGGGCATTTCTTCCCCCTGATGGGGTTGCAACTCCTGTACTCCATTAGACTTTCCTCTCTCTTGAtaccaaatataatatataatgcagCATTGTCAAAACAAATCTTTTAAATTGCTACAGAcataataataagtttttttttctaatttaccaGATAAAATCCATTAGATAAATGCCATTACTTTCTGTTGTTACTGCTTGTTATAAAAAAGGCTTAAACATCGTACACTTTTCTTTGCTAACTAAACCAATCTCTGAACGATTaataaaatactgtacattttCTGACACCTTACCGGCGAGATCCATTAAAATGTGGACTAATCACCGAGCTCTGCAAAATTATAAACAACTTAATTGAAGAAAGAATTGAGCTTCCCTTTCTGGGAATTTCGTTTAAAATCTATGAAgggcttagttaaaaaaaaaaatagcatcactTTAAACAACAATATGAacatttttataagaaaatctTTATCGAATATTTTCTTATACCAAGAATAAAAAACTTTTGGTACTAAAaatccttaggttttttttttttttttttttttttgtattgagacAATTAAAAAAATTATCCACTCAAATGCAACAAAAATCAGGTTAGATTATTTTTATTAGATGCTAGGAAAATTGTATAATTCGACATGATTTCATTGGACAACCTTATTAGATACTAGGTGTAACCTACTCGTTAGAAACAATCTTTTATACTCTTAATTCAAAGCTCaattatcaattataaattattttccatGTGCaaagttggtgtttttttttttaaatacatatccCTCATATTTCAAGTACTGTATTGCCATAGGTATAATTCCCTTTTTCCGTATCACAATGTTAAACTGATGGATAACGCGTTTATAACTTCGTAAATGAAAAGATCCAATTTCACAATATACAGAATAGCCACCCCATGCTTACGACAAACTCTtaagccactgtaccatggtcttccactgtcttgggttagagttctcttgcttgagggtacactcgggcacactgttctatcttatatcttaattctcttccacttgttttgttaaagtttttatagtttgtaaagtgatatttattttaatattgttgctcttcttaaaatattttatttttccttgtttcctttcctcactgagctattttccctgttggagcccctgggcttatagcatcctgcttttccaactagggttgtagcttagcaagtaataataataataataataataataataataagatgctaACCACATTAGCTCTCATAATTCATATCTTACCATTTGCATTAAGCGAGAATATCTGAAAGTAATATACCAAGTAatatattaggcaggcagttaattctaatagccaggccttctccatcatgaggctcaatactacgcagtactctagaagttttattccagctgttaccaagttgtggaatgatcttcctaatcgggtagttgaatcagtagaacttcaaaagttcaaagttggagcaaaagctttttttttgttgaccaggcggacacgagtctttttatagtttatttatgacatatttgtttttgatgttgttaatagtttatatatgacatgtctgttttgacgttgttactgtttttagaatgatttattgttaatttgttctcttcatttatttatttccttatttcctttcctccctgggctatttttccctgttggagcccctgggcttatagcatcttgcttttccaactagggttgtagcttggataataataataataataataataataataataataataataataataataataataccaatcttCCCAGGAACCGACAAATTTCGAAGAATCCTTGTCCAATTGCGGCTACTTAGACCAGGAACGTTACCTCTACATGGATGATGCAAACTGTCAAGAGCTAAAGGCAGTTATTTGCCAAATCCCAACATGGATTTAAAGAAATCAGCATGGAAAGAGCTAAAGAACTTCACAAAATTGACAGAGACAAACAAAACTGAAGGATACCCCTTCAGACACCAGACTGAAGgagaaagaaataatataaaactgaataACAGGATCGAACTGAATTAGATTAAGGCAGTGGCGTCAAATTCACGAAATTCATGCAACATGAAACTATATTCAATCAAGTTTTTCAAAAAGTT encodes the following:
- the LOC137649213 gene encoding uncharacterized protein isoform X2, with protein sequence MLIKFFIAISCFLVIGALEKTSNEKLTSCTDKQFECRDGSCVYIVWVCDGYEDCPYGDDELGCSSTRTSSYPYTSPTPTIPYSTTPYPTTSYTSTTSQYLSSTATSHPPTPCDYPYESLGNRCIFVDPVLQATWDEARYMCGRAGGGDLVILDSLDFYRELIQYINDKGLTRHSYWVGGRGIPDASKWEWSSGSDVRMGTPLWAITNNNLNSSIYEQEPVDFDKSLENCAYLDLQRYHYMDDDDCNAIKATICQMPTWQGPRQDAWEIMQDESPNAEKVPKVLPEDRLQDKRIQVEDVLGDSPQGKPSNLPVSPAKVLPEDHLHDKRIQVEDVLGDSPQGKPSDLPVSPDKSIPGDSRQVVTDRGNSLENKTATQLSCNYPYDPVGGRCVMVDPVLKATWDEARYICGKAGGGDLVVLDSMEFYGKLLDFIKETGLEFRDYWIGGRGSESSGTWQWMSGSTIIEGTPLWAVQGLEDDGYKQEPTNFEESLSNCGYLDQERYLYMDDANCQELKAVICQIPTWI
- the LOC137649213 gene encoding uncharacterized protein isoform X1, whose product is MLIKFFIAISCFLVIGALEKTSNEKLTSCTDKQFECRDGSCVYIVWVCDGYEDCPYGDDELGCSSTRTSSYPYTSPTPTIPYSTTPYPTTSYTSTTSQYLSSTATSHPPTPCDYPYESLGNRCIFVDPVLQATWDEARYMCGRAGGGDLVILDSLDFYRELIQYINDKGLTRHSYWVGGRGIPDASKWEWSSGSDVRMGTPLWAITNNNLNSSIYEQEPVDFDKSLENCAYLDLQRYHYMDDDDCNAIKATICQMPTWQGPRQDAWEIMQDESPNAEKVPKVLLLLEDRLQDKRIQVEEPHAEKVPKVLPEDRLQDKRIQVEDVLGDSPQGKPSNLPVSPAKVLPEDHLHDKRIQVEDVLGDSPQGKPSDLPVSPDKSIPGDSRQVVTDRGNSLENKTATQLSCNYPYDPVGGRCVMVDPVLKATWDEARYICGKAGGGDLVVLDSMEFYGKLLDFIKETGLEFRDYWIGGRGSESSGTWQWMSGSTIIEGTPLWAVQGLEDDGYKQEPTNFEESLSNCGYLDQERYLYMDDANCQELKAVICQIPTWI